A part of Candidatus Hydrogenedens sp. genomic DNA contains:
- a CDS encoding Gfo/Idh/MocA family oxidoreductase, whose protein sequence is MANFRLGFIGAGFIARFQTKALQGVRGVELAGVYALKGVGELSSLSKRLGVGDCKVYKNIKDLCENVDAVAIFAPNFARLEIMQKIADAVKGGAKIKGIICEKPLGRTVKEAMELVSIAKSTKLPTAYFENQLHMKAIRSQKSQLASVEEVMGPIALARSSEEHSGPHEGWFWDPTRQGGGVLCDMGCHSIACCWYVLTPQGKPVNYLKPISVSAEVGLLKWGLPRWRKELLKKTGVDYSKTPGEDFATGIVTFQNPKTGQIVKGQFTNSWMYDKQGLRLMMDGLGPGYAFEFNSQMSSLQVFIGDSAAEAVADAESALEKSTASRGLLIVEPNEPDLYGYVDEICDAINSFQKGKDAFLNFEYGLEITKLCQAAYMSAEQKRVIDLTDKNTQKELENYVSLIAQGKGREVLQIIE, encoded by the coding sequence ATGGCTAATTTTCGTTTAGGGTTTATCGGTGCTGGATTTATTGCCCGTTTTCAGACAAAAGCATTACAAGGTGTCCGTGGGGTAGAACTTGCAGGTGTTTATGCTCTAAAAGGGGTAGGTGAACTTTCCTCTTTATCGAAACGATTAGGCGTTGGAGATTGTAAGGTTTATAAAAATATTAAAGACCTTTGTGAAAATGTAGATGCGGTTGCTATATTTGCTCCGAATTTCGCACGATTAGAGATTATGCAAAAAATTGCGGATGCAGTTAAGGGAGGGGCAAAAATTAAGGGGATTATTTGTGAAAAACCTTTGGGAAGAACCGTAAAAGAAGCCATGGAATTGGTAAGCATAGCAAAATCAACAAAATTACCTACAGCCTATTTTGAAAATCAACTTCACATGAAAGCTATCCGCAGTCAGAAATCGCAATTAGCATCTGTTGAAGAAGTTATGGGACCCATAGCGTTGGCTCGTTCCTCCGAAGAGCATTCCGGTCCTCATGAAGGCTGGTTCTGGGACCCAACAAGACAGGGAGGAGGAGTTCTCTGCGATATGGGTTGTCACAGCATTGCCTGTTGCTGGTATGTATTAACTCCCCAGGGGAAACCTGTAAATTATTTGAAACCTATCAGCGTATCTGCAGAGGTAGGACTACTAAAATGGGGATTGCCTCGATGGAGAAAAGAATTGTTAAAGAAAACAGGAGTAGATTATAGCAAAACACCCGGTGAAGACTTTGCTACAGGGATAGTAACTTTCCAAAATCCTAAAACAGGACAAATTGTAAAAGGGCAATTTACAAATTCCTGGATGTATGATAAACAAGGGCTGCGATTGATGATGGATGGTTTAGGTCCCGGATATGCATTTGAGTTTAACTCCCAGATGTCTTCGCTACAAGTTTTCATTGGAGATTCTGCTGCAGAAGCAGTTGCCGATGCGGAATCAGCGTTAGAAAAATCAACAGCAAGTCGTGGATTATTGATTGTAGAACCCAATGAACCTGATTTATATGGGTATGTAGATGAAATTTGCGATGCTATAAATTCCTTCCAAAAGGGGAAAGATGCTTTTCTAAACTTTGAATACGGATTGGAAATAACCAAATTATGTCAAGCCGCTTATATGTCCGCAGAACAAAAACGGGTAATTGACTTAACAGATAAAAATACCCAGAAAGAATTAGAAAATTATGTTTCATTAATAGCACAAGGTAAAGGTAGAGAAGTTTTACAAATAATAGAATGA